The following DNA comes from Pristis pectinata isolate sPriPec2 chromosome 8, sPriPec2.1.pri, whole genome shotgun sequence.
ttgcggcagcagaacagtgcaaggcataaagattACTGTAAgtcaccaataaataaataaatagatagatagatagacagacagatagatagatagacagatagatagacagacagatagatagatagatagatagatagatagatagatagatagatagatagatagatagatagatagatagatagatagatagatagatagacaaatagacagacagatagatagacagataaacagacagacagatagacagacagacatagatagatagacagacagacagacagatagatagatagatagatagatagatagatagatagatagatagatagatagacagatagatagatagacacagacattcagatagatagatagatagatagatagatagatagatagatagatagatagatagatagatagatagatagatagatagatagatagatagatagatagatagatagatagatagtgcaaaagaggaataacaaggtagtgttcatgggttcatggaccattcagaaatctgatggcggaggggaagaaactgttcctgaaatgttgagtgtgggtcttcaggctcctgtacctcctccccgatggtagtaacttgaagagggcatgtcccaggtggtgagggtccttggtgacggatgctgccttcttgaggcgccgcctcttgaagacatcctcagtggtggggagggttgtgcccatgatggagctggctgagtctacaaccctctgcagcctcttgcgatcctgcagattggagcctccataccaggcagtgatgcaaccagttagaatgctctcctctgtacatctttagaaatttgcaagtgattAGTATAGAAAGGCATGACGGTCAGCATAGAATctgtgggtcgaatggcctgttgctATGCTATAcacctctatgactccataaacacacaaacaagagtagaccactcggcccctcaagcctgccccagcaTTCAATGGCTGACCTAGCCCACACCTTATCTCCTCTTCAGAGCTGGTTCCCCGTTGCCCTcaattcccagatctttcaaaaCTGTACCGACCTCTTCAGATCCCTCCAGTGACCCAGTCTCTGAACCCTCCAGAACTTCACCGCCTTctgtaagaagaaattcctaGACGCTTCAGTTTTAAGCGACCCTCCCCTGATCTTCCACCCCTCCTTTTagcccccttcccccctcactggTTAGGTGACACCTCCCCTGCTTCCCTGGCTTTGGACGACGAAGAcacaatgttggaatctggagcaatcgactggaggaactcagcggatcgggcagcgtctgtggggagaaagggatGGGCGACGTTCCGGGTCGAGACCTTGCTCACGGAAAGGACCATGTTTGCGGGACTGCGGGGAAGTGGGAAGGAATGGAAACCGGCGGGCCGAACAGTTGCTTCCAACCATCCTATGACCTGGATTCCGCCGGTACAACAGCTCCGAATGTGAACAAACTGAAGGGGCCTTTTTTTTACAGTGAGCTATTAGTTTAATTCTTAGCACAGATCAAAGGCCACACACAAACAGCAATACTTTCCCCCCCctggctgtttctctttcaactttTCGTATTTGTCAGGAATCAGGGAAATTCTCTGTTCCGCCGGCTTTGAACGCAAGTCTCTGCCTTAGTCACGGAAATACAATTTATGTCTATTATCTTGCTTTACAGATTGCATCAGACCCGCTTATGTTACTCGCTGGTGCTGCAGTGGGGAGCGGGGCAGAGTTGATGTAAATACAGAATTACCAAACGAGGAGAGTCTTTTGTCTTTGCATCCTAAAAcaagacgagagagagagagagggagagagaaaactctAGCTCAATTGCAGCGCTCCCTTCTAATTTCGGGCGCAGCGAGCCCCTGTCTTGATCTGGTGCGGAGATGATCGCGTTATCGCGTTAGACCACCCACCGAGAGCCCGGCCACTGGTTGAACACAGCGAGTTCAAAGGTTCATGCGAGAATTAACCAATTTAATAAGTTATTGCCAGTCTTATAGGCAGATTAAATAGTAGATAGAGAAGCCTCTCCACGGACCTCCAGAGAACTCGTAGCGATTATAAGCAAGCATTTCCTTTTAATGTCCATTGGCTGTGAGGAAGTTACCCACTAccctggagtgtgtgtgtgtgtgtgtgtgtgtgtgtgtgtgtgtgtgttttagttTGCTCTCACTGCTTGGGAGATGTTTGACAATTCTCAGTATCCCTACAACTGTTTCAATTACGATGGCGATGACTATCCGCCCTGTGGCTCCGGCGAGAGGAAGAAAGCGGCGACGCGACCTGCCTACAGGTAACCCATGTGCACttggggggcgagagaggggctGGCAAGGGGTGcgggcgggcggggggggggcggtgtgaaATTGGGAGAGACTAACGCCCGCTCCGTGCTGTCTTTTAGTTACATCGCTTTGATTGCAATGGCCATTCAGCAGAGTCCCGGCAACAGAGTGACGCTCTCCGGCATCTATGATTTTATCACCAACAAATTCCCCTACTACAGGTCCAACCAAAGAGCCTGGCAAAATTCAATCCGCCACAACTTGTCTCTTAATAGCTGCTTCGTGAAGGTGAGCTCTCGGGATCGGGCTACCTCGGGAATTGGAGAGATGGGGACCGAAGACTCGAAtaaccccctccccacttccccgtGTATCGGATTGGCTGAGTTACCTGGGCTCCCAGCCCAATTCGATCTGACACACTTTTCTAAAATGCACAACTTTTGCATTACACTCGATTGGtgccaaaacatttttttttcttttgctgagaTTATCGATAATTCTTGATGGGTTAATTTTAAGCGACGTATtatctcagagacacaagagactgcagatgctggagcaacaaacaatccagatCTGAAGCAGGCCTTCGACGCGAAGCGTCGACTtcactctccccacagatgctgctcgacccgccgagttcctccagcagattacttgttgTATTCGCTCAGAGAAGCAGTTTGAGGCCGTGTTGCGTTCTGAATTACTTAGACCCGCATTAACAGCAAGAGGGTGTTCCCCTTTGCATGAACCTTATTGGCCATATGGGGACTGTCGATGGGGTTTATTCTGGGTTATAGCTATGAGTTGGTTTGAGTGCTTATAAGCGAGGTAAAAAAGAACTATTTTGTTTTCCAATATAAAATACCAAAATTACTATAAAACTACGAtaggcatcgatagagtagacagactttttccccagggtagaaatgtcgaaatATCAAaggacgtgcatttaaagtgagagggggaaagtttaaaggagatgggcgTGGGTAACTTTttaacacggagagtggtgggtgcctggaacgggctgccaggggagttggtggaggcaggtaaaatagaggtgtttaagaggcttttgaatATATGGGAATACGGACCGTGTGCAGTCAGAGAGGATTTAATCTGGCATTatgttcagcacaatattgtgggccgaagggcctgttcctgtgccaaatTAATGTCGTACacaactgttccatgttccactaAACTTTCCTGCGTTCTTTAACGAACCAGGTCCCAAGGTCGGAAGGGAACGAGAGGGGGAAAGGTAACTTTTGGACGTTCGCATCGGGATGCGAGTCAATGTTAGATCTGTTCGAAAACGGCAATTaccggaggaggaggaggagtgtgaAAAGATTCCAGAAATATCACCCCAACAGGAGCGGGCGGCCGCCGTCTCCCGACCCAGGGGCAGTGGACAGCGTGTTGCTCGGCGCTTCCTCGCACGGGGACAGGGCGGATGGCTCTCAAACGGGGCGACTGAGCCCCGAAATATTCCTCGGGAACGAAAGCTCCAGCAGACAACCTCGGGACACCGGAACAGGACAGAAAACAGGGTCCGAAATCAAATTCAGCATCGATTATATCCTGTCCTACCCGGACCCTCTCCCCGGTCTCCGAGCTCAGGGCACCTCACAAAGCAACGAACTCCTAATACTGGATCAACAGTTGTGGACCGCGAACTCTCTCCATCGTAAGTAGCGCCTTCCGCGCGTTAAATCTGTGCCTTGCAAGCGGCAGCCGAGGCACCTTCCAACCACTCGTTTCCACTTTGTACCGTGCACCGTGACTGTGTGTCTGTCCCCTCAGCCAGGAACTTCAACCCTTCTGCTCCGGACGGACGCGAATTCCCCTCGTTCAATCCTTGGGACGggagttaaaacaaaaaaaagtatctCGGCACCGGACAGCCCGCCTAAGCATGTTAACGCGCCCCATTAAGTTTGTGATAACTTGGGGACAGAGTTGTGAACCGTTTCTTTCGTGGGTTTCAGGGGAGGGGTGCCCCAGTGCAGATCCTCGCCTTGTGCTGAGAACCATCTATGTATTAACGGAATAAATTGATGTGACTGAAGCTATCCAACTGGGGGCCGTGTTTAACTCCTTTATTGCATTTATCTTGGGGTTGCTAAAATATGAAATTAACCCCAGGTGACGCTTGAATCAGCCAATAATCGGATTCAGATCAGTTTGTTgtcgtatacaccagggtgcaatgagatTCCTTAATCGCGGGAGTTTCACACAGTAATAATAAGTACCAACGGTAAATACAAGGGCAAAAACAACGGAGGGGAGCGAAAAGGAACGCTAAAGTGACTTAAAGCAcaaagtcccccccccccccccccccccagggaagGGCGTAGCAGAAATAGAGGGCTTAGGTTTCAggcgaacatagaacagtccagcacaatacaggccc
Coding sequences within:
- the foxl3 gene encoding forkhead box L3 encodes the protein MFDNSQYPYNCFNYDGDDYPPCGSGERKKAATRPAYSYIALIAMAIQQSPGNRVTLSGIYDFITNKFPYYRSNQRAWQNSIRHNLSLNSCFVKVPRSEGNERGKGNFWTFASGCESMLDLFENGNYRRRRRSVKRFQKYHPNRSGRPPSPDPGAVDSVLLGASSHGDRADGSQTGRLSPEIFLGNESSSRQPRDTGTGQKTGSEIKFSIDYILSYPDPLPGLRAQGTSQSNELLILDQQLWTANSLHRK